Genomic DNA from Spirochaetales bacterium:
AATCAGGCCCATGAGCCGTCTGAGATGCCGTGGCGGGAAGACCTCGCCCGCGAACAATATGTGGGTGAGGCTTTGCATCGAATCCCGGTGAATATTCGCATAGTGCAGTATCGAAATCCAGACGGAAGGAACCGAATAAAAATAGGTAATCCGGTTTTCTTCGATCCAATCCACAAGAGCACGGGGATTGCCGCTCGCCGTCTGAGGAAGAATCCTCACGGACGCGCCGCAGGCAAGTGGGACGTAAATATCGAAGACCGAAAGGTCGAAATGCAGCGGCGCTACATTGGAAAACACATCACGATTGCCGGGTCTGAAGGTCGAGAGCGCCCAATCGACGAATGCGCGTGCGTTCCGGTGTGAAATGACCACCCCCTTCGGATCTCCGGTCGACCCGGATGTATAGAGGATATACGCAGGATCGCCATCCGTGACAGCAGGATCGATATCGATCGCATCCGCGTCCGATCCGTCACAATGATGAAAACACACGAGGCCGTCGTTTTTTGATACCGCCCGGGGTGTTCCCCCGCCCGCGCCTGCGTCTTTTTCGAGAAGATTATCGACCAGAATGACATGCATTCCGGAAATAAGGCCCGATTCCACGCCGGAGATCTTTGATACAAAGCCTCCCCATAATCCCGATGTCGTGACGATATACCTCGTCCCGCTTGATGCGATAATATTCTTGATGCGGGCGGGCGGCGAATAGAACGCATCGAGCGGGATATAGATGCCGCCGGTTTTCAGAACCGCAATCATTGTGACGATAGCCTCAATCGACTTGTCGATGTATACTCCCGCGGTACTTCGTGGCCCGAAGCCCAATGCGATCAGCCGGCGTGCGAGGGCGTTGCTTTTCTCCCGTAATACCCGATAGGTGATCTCGATATCGCCGGCCCCGACGGCAACCGCACCGGGATAACGCCGGGCTGATTTTTCAAAAAGATGATGCAACAGACGATTCATGCGTACTCACTCCTTATTTTTTCCGAAATTATTCTCCTTTGAATCTCCGATGTCCCGGAATACACGGTCGCCGCGATCGAATCACGCAATTGTTTTTCGACCCTGCTTTCTTTCATGTACCCGTATGCGCCGAAAATATGCGATGCCGACATACTGTTGGCCACCTTCGATTCGGAAGCGTACAGCTTCACCATCGCGGCGTCCGGGAGATCCGCCTTGCCGCGATCATAATCCCAGCACACGCGATAAAGAAGCAGCCGTGCGGTTTCGATCCTCATTTTCATATCCACGAGCCTGTCCGCCACGCTCTCGAACCCGATGATACTTCGGCCGAATTGTTTGCGCATCGAAGCGTACCCGGCGGTCAGTTCGTATTGCTGTTCCATCGAACCGATATGATAGGCCGCCATAATGACCCGTTCCCACATCATACTGTCATTGAATATCTCCATTCCCATACGTTCCCTCCCCAGAAGACCGTTTTCATCAACCGCACACTCATCCAGAACAATCTCACTCAGGGGAGCCGTACGCAATCCCATTTTTTTGAACACCTGCCCCACGCGTAATCCCGGGTTATCCGTTCCCACGATAAACGCCGAAACGTCGAGCATCTTCATTCCCTGCGGATGTTTCGCGTATATGACAAGCAGGTTCGCGACGGGACCATTCGTAACGAATATCTTTGTTCCCTCAAGCCGGTACCCGCCGGCCGTTTTTTTCACCGTTGTTCGCATTGACGACACGTCCGATCCTGCTTCCGCTTCGGTGATACCATTGCCCCCGATATACTCCCCGCTGCAAAGCTTCGGAAGGAATCGCCGCTTCTGTTCCTCCGTTCCGAAACGGAAAACGGGGACAACGCATGTAAGCATGTGGGCGCAGAGTGAAAAAACAAGTCCCTCGTCGTGACAGCCATACCCGAACGCCCGAATCGCCATTGCGGTCGAAAGCATATCAAGGCCGATACCGCCGTATTCCTCGGGGATGGGCAATCCCGGCAGACCGAACTCGCCGCACGCCTTCCATTTTTCCGAGGGGAAAACCGAGGTTTCATCATCTTCATGGACATGATGGTTCAGCCGTTTGCCGCAAAGCGTGAGGATTGCCTGCCGTATTTCATCCTGTTCTTCCGTTATCGTAAAATCCATTCCGTTGTCCCCTTTCATACATTCCGTATCTATCGATCCATGACGCTCCATAGCCGAATCCAAAAACGATCCGCCGTATTAACCGACGCCGGCGATCGGGATATCGTTAAAAAGCAGACGGTTCCGCACGGGAATCCCGATTACGGCCCATTCGGCGAGTACGTTTTTGCGTACCTTTCCCGACATCAGTACCGGAAATTGCGAAACAAAATAAACTTCATCGGGTATTTTGTAATTGGCGATTTTGCCACGGCAGAAAGCCTTCACTTCCCCCGGCGTCATGCCGAAGTGCGGGTCCGGTATGACAAACGCGACAATGCGTTCCCCTAAAATATCGTCCGGCCTTCCGACCACTGCGGCGTCCTCGATACCCCGGCAGGATAAAAGGCACTCCTCGACGTCGATGGGATACACATTGAAGCCGCCCCTGATTACCATATCCTTGCACCTGCCGACGATTTTAATGTTGATCCCGTCGTCGTGGTAGCATGCGAGATCACCCGTGTACAGCCACCCGCCGTCGTCGATGACTTCCGCGGTTTTCGCCCCGTTTTTATAATAGCCCGCCATCAGGTATCCCCGTACCGCGAGTTCACCTACTCCGCCCTTCCCTACTTCCCGCCTGTTTTCATCCACTATCTTCACCTCCACACCCGGTATCGGCCTGCCGACCGTGTTCAAGCGGATCTCCTCATCGTCGTCCGGCCGTGTCGCGGTGACGACGCCGGTCGCCTCTATCAGGCCGTACGCGTTGAGAAGCGGGCACCCCACGGCTTCCCGTATTCGGGAAGCAAGGTGAGAAGAACAGAGAGAACCCGAGACGACGACTTTTCTCAGGTGAGAGAAATCGATATGGCGGAACGCCGACAGGGACACAAGAATGGCCCACATTGTCGGTTGCGTATGAAACGCGGTCACTTCTTTCCGGGCCAGATGCTCGAGGATATCATTCGGGTTGAAACGGGATATCCATTTCATCGTCACGCCGGCGACAAGATCGATCAACACGGCGAGAAATCCCTGAGCAGCATAAAGGGGCGCGACGGAAAAAGCGACTTCGTCTTCGACCTCCCAAAGCGCAGCCGTATAACAGGACGTCAGCACCAAATTCTTGTGCGGAATCATCACACCTTTCGGTGTTCCGGTCGTCCCCGATGTATATGCCAAAAGCGCGATATCGTCGGGGTCGACGGCCTCTTCCCCGTCTTCGGACACCCGGCCGTCGTCTCCTGCCGTCAAATCGCCGTCTTCGATTGTCAAATCGCCGTCTTCGATTGTCAAATCAACGTCTTCGATTGTCAAATCGCCGTATTCGGTTTCGGATTCCCGAATCAACCTGTAAAACGGCACACTTCCCGGCAGGGTACCCAGACCCAGACATACGGTGACATGGATGCGCGGCGATGA
This window encodes:
- a CDS encoding amino acid adenylation domain-containing protein is translated as MNRLLHHLFEKSARRYPGAVAVGAGDIEITYRVLREKSNALARRLIALGFGPRSTAGVYIDKSIEAIVTMIAVLKTGGIYIPLDAFYSPPARIKNIIASSGTRYIVTTSGLWGGFVSKISGVESGLISGMHVILVDNLLEKDAGAGGGTPRAVSKNDGLVCFHHCDGSDADAIDIDPAVTDGDPAYILYTSGSTGDPKGVVISHRNARAFVDWALSTFRPGNRDVFSNVAPLHFDLSVFDIYVPLACGASVRILPQTASGNPRALVDWIEENRITYFYSVPSVWISILHYANIHRDSMQSLTHILFAGEVFPPRHLRRLMGLIPRAEYYNLYGPTETNVCTFYHVRDRDSVTDIPVPIGSACRGTETIVVKVDDTEALPGEEGELLVRGPLVCSGYYGDPVRTEACFRESPLPRHNRALFYRTGDIVRVVGEGEYRYVGRKDLMVKCSGFRVELQEVETAFLKHARVGEAVVVPVYDSDRINAGYLAAFVTVTGTAEIRAIELKSFLAGVIPRYMIPEEIIVLGSMPKNTNGKTDRLKLQERANNRQTAEEYAAGAAR
- a CDS encoding acyl-CoA/acyl-ACP dehydrogenase, which encodes MKGDNGMDFTITEEQDEIRQAILTLCGKRLNHHVHEDDETSVFPSEKWKACGEFGLPGLPIPEEYGGIGLDMLSTAMAIRAFGYGCHDEGLVFSLCAHMLTCVVPVFRFGTEEQKRRFLPKLCSGEYIGGNGITEAEAGSDVSSMRTTVKKTAGGYRLEGTKIFVTNGPVANLLVIYAKHPQGMKMLDVSAFIVGTDNPGLRVGQVFKKMGLRTAPLSEIVLDECAVDENGLLGRERMGMEIFNDSMMWERVIMAAYHIGSMEQQYELTAGYASMRKQFGRSIIGFESVADRLVDMKMRIETARLLLYRVCWDYDRGKADLPDAAMVKLYASESKVANSMSASHIFGAYGYMKESRVEKQLRDSIAATVYSGTSEIQRRIISEKIRSEYA
- a CDS encoding acyl--CoA ligase, with the protein product MMFETPTLDCVLSSVAKKYADKPAIIFCEKRITYRELHAHSNRLSRSLRRLGIKKHDKVAILLPNCLEYMYVYFALFMIGAWAVPLSTRYELDELRSVIDDSDAVAIVYQDRVGTFDYNDILAGITESSPRIHVTVCLGLGTLPGSVPFYRLIRESETEYGDLTIEDVDLTIEDGDLTIEDGDLTAGDDGRVSEDGEEAVDPDDIALLAYTSGTTGTPKGVMIPHKNLVLTSCYTAALWEVEDEVAFSVAPLYAAQGFLAVLIDLVAGVTMKWISRFNPNDILEHLARKEVTAFHTQPTMWAILVSLSAFRHIDFSHLRKVVVSGSLCSSHLASRIREAVGCPLLNAYGLIEATGVVTATRPDDDEEIRLNTVGRPIPGVEVKIVDENRREVGKGGVGELAVRGYLMAGYYKNGAKTAEVIDDGGWLYTGDLACYHDDGINIKIVGRCKDMVIRGGFNVYPIDVEECLLSCRGIEDAAVVGRPDDILGERIVAFVIPDPHFGMTPGEVKAFCRGKIANYKIPDEVYFVSQFPVLMSGKVRKNVLAEWAVIGIPVRNRLLFNDIPIAGVG